In Symphalangus syndactylus isolate Jambi chromosome 6, NHGRI_mSymSyn1-v2.1_pri, whole genome shotgun sequence, a genomic segment contains:
- the IZUMO1R gene encoding sperm-egg fusion protein Juno, with amino-acid sequence MAWWWPLLLELWTVISTWAGDELLNICMNAKHHKRAPSPEDKLYEECIPWKDNACCTLTTSWEAHLDVSPLYNFSLFHCGLLMPGCRKHFIQAICFYECSPNLGPWIQPVGSLGWEVAPSGQGERVVNAPLCQEDCEEWWEDCRMSYTCKSNWHGGWDWSQGKNRCPKGAQCLPFSHYFPTPADLCEKTWSNSFKASPERRNSGRCLQKWFEPAQGNPNVAVARLFASSAPSWELSYTLMVCSLFLPFLS; translated from the exons ATGGCATGGTGGTGGCCACTCCTGCTAGAGCTGTGGACAGTCATATCCACCTGGGCTGGGGACGAGCTGCTCAACATCTGCATGAATGCCAAACACCACAAGAGAGCGCCCAGCCCAGAAGACAAGCTCTATGAGGAG TGCATCCCCTGGAAGGACAATGCCTGCTGCACTCTCACGACAAGCTGGGAAGCCCATCTGGACGTGTCCCCACTCTACAACTTCAGCCTGTTTCACTGTGGACTGCTGATGCCTGGCTGTCGGAAGCACTTCATCCAGGCCATCTGCTTCTATGAGTGCTCCCCAAACCTGGGGCCCTGGATCCAGCCAGTGGGAAGCCTGGGGTGGGAG GTGGCCCCGAGTGGTCAGGGAGAGCGAGTTGTGAATGCGCCGCTGTGCCAGGAGGACTGTGAGGAGTGGTGGGAAGACTGTCGCATGTCTTACACATGCAAATCCAACTGGCATGGCGGCTGGGACTGGAGTCAGG GGAAGAACCGCTGCCCCAAAGGGGCCCAGTGCCTCCCTTTCTCCCATTACTTCCCCACCCCAGCTGACCTGTGTGAGAAGACTTGGAGCAACTCCTTCAAGGCCAGCCCTGAGCGACGGAACAGTGGGCGGTGTCTCCAGAAGTGGTTTGAGCCTGCTCAGGGCAACCCCAATGTGGCCGTGGCCCGCCTCTTTGCCAGCTCTGCCCCATCCTGGGAACTCTCCTACACCCTCATGGTCTGTTCCCTGTTCCTGCCTTTCCTTTCCTGA